Proteins found in one Apostichopus japonicus isolate 1M-3 chromosome 16, ASM3797524v1, whole genome shotgun sequence genomic segment:
- the LOC139981913 gene encoding uncharacterized protein isoform X3, whose product MQTRSNKNQQQPTAYADFIKKKKDPSGFEVKYVSEEVGYGLFATADFEKGEFLLEYSGVLRHAYQVGEEEDTTFIFFFQSGQDSMCIDATHSTGKGKYCNDDWKKPNAVVKKIIINKQPKLAIFANSEIKKGNEIRYDYGQPDATWRKKKNTNQNKPPEVLRECNTDNEPERPHVESKCTTQIAKKQTNQNKPPEVLRECNTDNEPERAPGESECTTQIAKKNTNQNKPPEVLRECNTDNEPERAPGELECTTQIVKKQTNQNKPPEVLRECNTDNEPERAPGESECTTQIAKKNTNQNKPPEVLRECNTDNEPERAPGESECTTQIVKKQTNQNKPPEVLRECNTDNEPERAPGESECTTQIAKDNESDDSYNPFEDIDLFPWCKDTHKDVSSGGDDKGENGSDNEVSSQTSEASDNTQDKEQEWNDDQMSYVCDSEDSTNSSEYMIPLPSPKMRSHGAVCIKEHPSKSDVEHTIVSTTDHNQKQQQRHGKNRKCNQKKVRFVLEKEESVSYTDSSDSSDENNEHCSDYLPTESSSDEQMSPESNSEMDTQKRKGPGTSLKRNVDMRSSASDSEAGGNIVHSTSSSSSKLRLQNAECKVSSKTPESSCAVSSTTSETRFKKIPRVTVMTSSNGLARKWDKHQFCVFCMEQKAKLGRHFQSMHAHEPEVQEAFSFSKNSKERKELLQILTNKGNHSHNIEVLNSGTGILIPYKRPPFSVPFERYLPCENCFGYFYDGDMWKHTKKCPAKQSHSGRNNGLRSRCSLLLPLATKVDEQFKVKVIGIMRRDNISIICRNDEMILTLGQRLFAKLGTDSHNGQYVSQKMREVGRLLKNIQEVDPSLKTLAECIRPSCFDKVVEAVRKCAVYNSSTQQYQIPSLALKLGHSLKKCAAIQKVAGIKLEDGELKDYAERFEELCNLEWADSVSSHALSTLYQRKWNKPTILPLSEDVVNLHKHLNVKITESTKRLSTDPDKLAWYSLATATMAKIILFNRRRSGEVQRMPLEDYQRCNTHTNEDILEDLTEWEKKLCQQLSRVETKGKRGRKVPILLTSEMKEAADTLVETRSSVGVSSTNRYMFARPTLGSKTPLRGSDCLSKMALESGAKCPSALTSTKLRKHIATVSQLFCLKRHELDILANFLGHDIRVHREYYRLPDDTLQMTKVARLLLAMEKGNSNNFRDKKLSEIEVSLDDPCTSEEELVDEDEEDDLPDEINTGASILAKTCNESKKRSSLQARSHSNLSVRKPDQSEQRVVVNKKSHWGNKESDAVQDYFDKHIRLGRVPRKDECDKCKKSLAPLLDDKTWKNIKYKVYSAIQANKRKR is encoded by the exons ATGCAGACAAGAAGTAATAAAAACCAACAGCAACCTACAGCTTATGCAGATttcatcaagaaaaaaaaagaccctTCTGGGTTTGAAGTGAAATATGTTTCAGAAGAAGTTG ggTATGGATTATTTGCTACGGCAGACTTTGAAAAAGGAGAATTCCTCCTAGAATATTCTGGTGTGTTAAGACATGCCTACCAGGTGGGGGAAGAGGAGGACACTACTTTCATATTCTTCTTCCAGAGTGGTCAAGACAGTATGTG CATTGATGCTACACATAGCACAGGAAAGGGAAAGTATTGTAATGATGATTGGAAGAAACCCAATGCTGTTGTGAAGAAGATTATCATAAACAAGCAACCAAAATTGGCCATATTTGCAAATTCAGAGATtaagaaaggaaatgaaatcAGATATGATTATGGACAACCTGATGCAACATGGAGGAAGAAG aaaaacacaaatcaaaacaagccacctgaagttttgagagaatgcaacactgataatgagcCAGAGAGACCACATGTAGAATCAAAATGCACCACACAGATTGCCAAG aaacaaacaaatcaaaacaagccacctgaagttttgagagaatgcaacactgataatgagcCAGAGAGAGCACCTGGGGAATCAGAATGCACCACACAGATTGCCAAG AAAAAcacaaatcaaaacaagccacctgaagttttgagagaatgcaacactgataatgagcCAGAGAGAGCACCTGGGGAATTAGAATGCACCACACAGATTGTCAAG aaacaaacaaatcaaaacaagccacctgaagttttgagagaatgcaacactgataatgagcCAGAGAGAGCACCTGGGGAATCAGAATGCACCACACAGATTGCCAAG aaaaacacaaatcaaaacaagccacctgaagttttgagagaatgcaacactgataatgagcCAGAGAGAGCACCTGGGGAATCAGAATGCACCACACAGATTGTCAAG aaacaaacaaatcaaaacaagccacctgaagttttgagagaatgcaacactgataatgagcCAGAGAGAGCACCTGGGGAATCAGAATGCACCACACAGATTGCCAAG GATAATGAAAGTGATGATAGCTATAATCCATTTGAAGACATCGATTTGTTCCCATGGTGTAAAGACACACACAAAGATGTCAGCAGTGGAGGAGACGATAAAGGAGAAAATGGTAGTGACAATGAAGTTTCATCTCAGACTAGTGAAGCATCGGACAACACTCAAGATAAAGAGCAGGAATGGAATGATGACCAAATGTCATATGTTTGCGATTCAGAAGATTCTACAAATAGTTCAGAATATATGattccccttccttcccctaAAATGAGAAGTCATGGTGCAGTTTGCATCAAGGAGCATCCGTCAAAATCTGATGTCGAGCACACCATAGTATCAACTACTGATCACAATCAAAAGCAACAGCAAAGACATGGTAAAAACAGAAAATGTAACCAGAAAAAAGTCAGATTTGTGTTGGAAAAAGAAGAATCTGTCAGTTATACAGATTCATCGGACAGCAGTGATGAAAATAATGAACATTGTAGTGATTACCTCCCAACAGAAAGCAGCAGTGATGAGCAGATGTCACCGGAGAGCAACAGTGAAATGGATACTCAAAAAAGGAAAGGACCAGGAACAAGTCTGAAACGGAATGTTGACATGAGGTCATCGGCAAGTGATTCAGAAGCAGGTGGAAACATTGTCCACTCTACTTCTAGCTCATCATCTAAATTGAGACTGCAGAATGCTGAATGCAAAGTGTCAAGCAAGACACCTGAATCGAGTTGTGCAGTTTCTTCAACTACCAGTGAAACTAGGTTCAAGAAGATACCTCGGGTGACTGTCATGACAAGCAGTAATGGGCTTGCTAGAAAATGGGATAAACACCAGTTCTGTGTTTTTTGTATGgaacaaaaggcaaaactgGGAAGACatttccagtctatgcatgcACATGAACCTGAGGTACAAGAAGCATTCAGCTTCAGCAAGAATTCCAAGGAAAGAAAGGAATTGCTACAAATTTTGACCAATAAAGGTAATCATTCACACAACATCGAAGTACTAAACTCAGGGACAGGCATTCTTATTCCCTACAAGAGGCCACCCTTCAGTGTTCCTTTTGAAAGATACCTTCCATGTGAAAACTGTTTTGGTTACTTTTATGATGGAGATATGTGGAAACACACAAAAAAGTGTCCAGCGAAACAAAGCCACAGTGGAAGAAATAACGGATTAAGGTCTAGATGTTCATTGTTGCTCCCACTGGCTACCAAGGTTGATGAACAGTTCAAGGTAAAAGTCATTGGAATTATGCGTCGGGATAACATAAGCATTATTTGtcgaaatgatgaaatgattttGACATTGGGACAACGATTGTTTGCAAAGCTTGGAACAGATTCACACAATGGACAGTATGTCAGTCAGAAAATGCGGGAGGTGGGTCGCCTACTGAAGAATATTCAGGAAGTTGATCCAAGTTTAAAGACCCTTGCAGAATGCATACGACCATCATGCTTTGACAAAGTAGTTGAGGCTGTTCGCAAGTGTGCAGTTTACAACTCATCCACTCAACAGTACCAGATACCATCCCTTGCACTGAAGTTAGGCCATTCCCTAAAAAAATGTGCAGCAATACAAAAGGTGGCAGGCATCAAATTGGAAGATGGAGAACTGAAAGATTATGCAGAGAGATTTGAAGAACTTTGCAACTTAGAGTGGGCAGACAGTGTTTCTTCACATGCATTATCTACATTGTATCAAAGGAAGTGGAATAAGCCCACAATATTACCTTTGTCTGAAGATGTAGTCAACCTTCACAAACACCTCAATGTGAAAATTACGGAAAGCACCAAGAGATTGTCAACAGATCCGGATAAACTGGCATGGTACTCACTAGCTACAGCAACAATGGCTAAAATTATCCTATTTAATAGGAGGAGGAGTGGAGAAGTACAGCGCATGCCTCTGGAAGATTACCAAAGATGCAATACTCACACTAATGAGGATATCCTTGAGGATCTTACTGAATGGGAGAAAAAACTGTGTCAACAGCTTTCTAGAGTCGAGACTAAAGGGAAAAGAGGCAGAAAAGTCCCCATTCTGCTAACATCTGAAATGAAAGAGGCTGCCGATACCCTTGTAGAGACTCGTTCATCTGTTGGAGTGTCTTCAACCAATCGCTATATGTTTGCCAGGCCAACATTGGGTTCAAAAACTCCACTACGGGGATCTGATTGCCTTAGCAAAATGGCTTTAGAGAGTGGAGCCAAATGCCCTTCTGCACTAACATCAACAAAGCTTCGAAAACATATTGCAACAGTTTCTCAACTCTTTTGTCTCAAACGCCATGAACTGGACATTCTTGCCAACTTTTTAGGTCACGATATTAGAGTTCATCGCGAGTATTATCGCCTCCCTGACGACACACTGCAGATGACAAAGGTAGCAAGGCTCTTGTTGGCGATGGAGAAGGGAAATTCAAACAACTTCAGAGATAAGAAACTTTCTGAAATTGAGGTCTCTTTGGATG ATCCATGTACTAGTGAAGAAGAGCTGGTTGACGAAGATGAGGAAGATGATTTACCTGATGAAATCAATACAGGAG CATCAATCCTTGCAAAAACGTGTAATGAAAGTAAGAAGAGGAGCAGTCTCCAGGCAAGAAGTCACAGTAACCTTTCAGTTAGAAAACCAGATCAGTCAGAGCAAAGAGTTGTAGTAAACAAAAAGTCACATTGGGGTAACAAAGAATCAGATGCTGTCCAAGATTATTTTGACAAGCACATTAGGTTAGGCCGTGTGCCTCGAAAAGATGAATGCGACAAATGTAAGAAATCTCTGGCACCACTTCTAGATGATAAAACTTGGAAAAACATCAAGTATAAAGTTTATAGTGCCATTCAAGCTAATAAAAGGAAGCGATAA